One stretch of Nocardia mangyaensis DNA includes these proteins:
- a CDS encoding phosphatase PAP2 family protein, with translation MTETMAPQARAARVITELGAPWVINIVTGTIAGFAVGAPGWGLFVAAITGGIPMIIILAGVRGGIASDHHVTDIDGRRWVIPAILGIVGVGLIVEIVQGAPRALIAWTVAGLVVLFGIGIVTVIGKWKVSVHTAVSAGTTVLLALIASPWFLAALPLTVVNGWSRVWLGDHTRGQVVVGSFVGAALAAAAYLLVS, from the coding sequence ACTCGGGGCGCCCTGGGTGATCAATATCGTGACCGGGACGATCGCCGGGTTCGCTGTGGGGGCTCCCGGGTGGGGGCTTTTCGTCGCCGCGATTACGGGCGGGATCCCGATGATCATCATCTTGGCCGGGGTGCGGGGCGGTATCGCCAGCGATCACCATGTGACCGATATCGACGGTCGGCGTTGGGTGATTCCGGCGATTCTGGGCATCGTGGGGGTGGGCCTGATCGTCGAGATCGTGCAGGGCGCCCCGCGCGCTCTGATCGCGTGGACGGTGGCGGGGCTGGTTGTCCTGTTCGGCATCGGAATCGTGACCGTGATCGGCAAATGGAAGGTCAGTGTCCATACCGCCGTGAGTGCGGGAACCACGGTCCTGCTGGCGTTGATCGCCTCACCGTGGTTTCTTGCCGCGTTGCCACTGACTGTCGTGAATGGATGGTCGCGAGTGTGGCTAGGTGACCACACTCGCGGACAGGTTGTTGTCGGCTCCTTCGTGGGCGCGGCGCTCGCCGCTGCCGCCTATCTGCTGGTGTCCTGA
- a CDS encoding helix-turn-helix domain-containing protein yields the protein MIRANGGGMTTGLMSQLLSGKRRSPTLPTVSDIATVFRVPIDYFGSPESYAEIRRHIEWISTIRDSGAEQVAARSYDPAKVFEVGFRELRRSTAEGDADG from the coding sequence ATGATCAGGGCCAACGGTGGCGGGATGACCACCGGCCTTATGTCACAACTGTTGTCAGGTAAGCGGCGGTCACCCACGTTGCCGACGGTGAGCGACATCGCCACCGTGTTCCGCGTCCCGATCGACTATTTCGGGTCACCGGAGTCCTATGCTGAGATCCGGCGTCATATCGAGTGGATCAGCACGATCCGCGATTCGGGTGCCGAACAGGTCGCGGCCCGCAGCTACGACCCTGCCAAGGTGTTCGAGGTCGGGTTCCGGGAGCTCCGCCGCAGCACTGCCGAAGGCGACGCGGACGGCTGA
- a CDS encoding SAM-dependent methyltransferase, producing MTEPLNTFKHKGYRNATMTDEKFEVVPIAHVIGGRREPTDDHWGGTETIIRIDDPRFSEDSVKGLEQFSHVEVVFRFHLADQSDLHFGARSARDNPEWPEVGIFGHRNMRRVNWLGVSRARLLRVDGLNLHVAELDAVDGTPVFDIKPWFAEFGPRGDVEQAPWSTEMLRDYF from the coding sequence ATGACCGAGCCACTGAATACCTTCAAGCACAAGGGATATAGGAACGCAACGATGACTGACGAGAAGTTCGAAGTGGTGCCGATCGCACACGTGATCGGTGGGCGCCGTGAGCCCACGGACGATCATTGGGGCGGCACTGAGACGATCATCAGGATCGATGATCCGCGGTTCAGCGAAGATTCCGTCAAAGGGCTCGAACAGTTCTCCCACGTTGAGGTCGTGTTCCGCTTCCATCTGGCCGATCAGTCCGATCTCCACTTCGGTGCCCGCAGCGCACGCGACAACCCCGAATGGCCCGAGGTCGGGATCTTCGGGCACCGCAACATGCGTCGCGTCAACTGGCTCGGAGTCTCCCGCGCCAGACTTCTTCGCGTCGACGGTCTCAATCTCCACGTGGCTGAGCTGGACGCCGTTGACGGCACTCCTGTGTTCGATATCAAGCCGTGGTTCGCCGAGTTCGGGCCTCGCGGCGACGTCGAGCAGGCGCCGTGGTCGACCGAGATGCTCAGGGACTACTTCTGA
- a CDS encoding helix-turn-helix domain-containing protein, whose translation MDSHGAIVGAQLRAAREAAGVSLAALAGQIHRGKSALAYYETGERTPPPDVIACYETRFGGLRDPVATLADLGKADVERRAFLRGGYSTALGASVLLPGWLDTAAPVARAQSTIRHVGSSDVTDVRNVMTLFSQIEQRMGGGHGRRAVVQYLSSEVVDYLNGTYTDEVVRHDMFAAAAEMAYLAGWMAFDNDEHSAAQRYFATATKLAAEAEDAPLTGHILRAMAHQAIDLGHATEGLELAEASVAGSRYSTATPRERALLKIVHAKALSAAGHPSEAAKAVIVAEQDLASASSSIAEPSRVFFFTEASLAHETACVLRDSGDLEGAAQQFERSVRKRKAQAFARTHAVTLGYLGAVQAKRGALEIACATWKSALLSMGQVQSGRTRAVAHGIRAAVATHRGSAVAGLAEVDDRATEYLQAQGI comes from the coding sequence ATGGACAGTCACGGCGCTATCGTCGGTGCGCAGCTTCGAGCCGCCCGCGAGGCCGCGGGCGTGTCGTTGGCTGCGTTGGCAGGCCAGATCCATCGCGGGAAGTCCGCGCTGGCCTACTACGAGACCGGCGAGCGCACACCCCCGCCGGATGTCATAGCGTGTTACGAGACGCGATTCGGTGGCCTTCGAGATCCAGTCGCTACCCTCGCCGACCTTGGAAAGGCTGACGTGGAAAGACGCGCGTTTCTGCGTGGCGGGTACTCGACAGCATTGGGTGCCTCGGTACTGCTGCCTGGATGGCTCGACACCGCTGCGCCAGTGGCAAGAGCTCAGAGCACGATCCGGCACGTCGGATCTTCCGACGTCACCGACGTCCGCAACGTCATGACGCTGTTCTCCCAAATCGAACAGCGCATGGGCGGTGGCCACGGGCGACGCGCTGTTGTCCAGTACCTCAGCAGTGAGGTCGTCGACTACCTCAACGGCACCTACACAGACGAAGTCGTACGCCATGACATGTTCGCGGCAGCGGCTGAGATGGCGTACTTGGCAGGATGGATGGCCTTCGACAACGACGAGCACTCCGCGGCTCAGCGCTATTTCGCGACAGCCACCAAGCTCGCTGCCGAGGCGGAAGACGCTCCGCTGACCGGCCACATCTTGCGTGCGATGGCACACCAGGCCATCGACCTCGGACACGCCACGGAAGGGCTCGAATTGGCCGAAGCCTCCGTCGCTGGCTCCCGATACAGCACCGCCACGCCACGCGAGCGCGCATTGCTCAAGATCGTTCACGCGAAAGCCCTCAGCGCTGCCGGCCATCCCTCGGAGGCCGCGAAGGCTGTGATCGTCGCCGAACAGGATCTCGCATCGGCATCGAGCTCAATCGCTGAACCCTCGCGGGTGTTCTTCTTCACCGAGGCGAGCCTGGCCCACGAAACTGCTTGTGTTCTGCGTGATTCCGGCGATCTTGAAGGCGCGGCTCAACAGTTCGAACGCAGCGTGCGCAAACGCAAGGCGCAGGCGTTCGCGCGAACTCACGCGGTCACCCTCGGCTACCTGGGCGCGGTGCAGGCAAAGCGCGGAGCCCTCGAAATAGCCTGCGCGACGTGGAAGTCGGCGCTGCTGTCGATGGGGCAGGTTCAATCGGGTCGCACACGCGCCGTGGCGCACGGCATCCGCGCCGCCGTCGCAACACATCGTGGATCGGCGGTGGCGGGACTGGCCGAAGTTGATGACCGAGCCACTGAATACCTTCAAGCACAAGGGATATAG
- a CDS encoding cold-shock protein has protein sequence MPITGTVKWFSAEKGFGFIARADGPDVFVHYSGIVGQGFRSLTEDDHVQFEISQGERGPQAVKVQPAEAAIT, from the coding sequence ATGCCCATCACCGGAACCGTGAAATGGTTCAGCGCTGAGAAGGGGTTCGGATTTATTGCCCGCGCCGACGGGCCCGACGTCTTCGTCCACTACTCCGGCATCGTCGGCCAGGGATTTCGAAGCCTGACCGAAGACGATCACGTCCAGTTCGAGATTTCACAGGGCGAACGCGGTCCTCAAGCGGTGAAAGTGCAACCTGCAGAAGCTGCCATCACCTAG
- a CDS encoding DNA-directed RNA polymerase subunit beta, translated as MITTTTQTALLEVSGHHPYVTTGAELAGVDLIGASVASRCAYYQQVCQLPALIDPDSGQIIVFAGRVQAVMVPWALGQRVRSSLSRSDAGCGPIVFHPKSGSWTFITNSDLGIDPTADDTLFWRGHVVVLASGIPIALPTPTATNADPCREWELPPTSPQRPMTHTVLNAVRICLKRGGTR; from the coding sequence ATGATCACGACCACTACCCAAACCGCCCTGCTAGAGGTTTCCGGTCACCACCCGTACGTGACAACCGGGGCCGAGTTGGCTGGTGTGGACCTGATCGGCGCATCGGTTGCGTCACGGTGCGCCTACTACCAACAGGTGTGCCAGTTGCCAGCGCTCATCGATCCTGACTCCGGTCAGATCATCGTCTTTGCAGGCCGGGTACAGGCGGTCATGGTTCCGTGGGCGCTTGGACAGCGCGTTCGCAGCAGCCTGTCTCGATCCGATGCTGGTTGCGGGCCGATCGTGTTCCACCCCAAATCGGGATCGTGGACGTTCATCACCAATTCCGACCTCGGAATCGACCCCACTGCCGACGACACCCTGTTCTGGCGCGGCCACGTCGTCGTACTGGCCTCCGGCATCCCGATCGCGCTTCCCACACCAACCGCAACGAACGCTGACCCGTGCCGTGAGTGGGAGTTGCCACCGACCAGCCCGCAACGGCCCATGACCCACACGGTCCTGAACGCGGTCCGGATCTGTTTGAAACGTGGTGGGACCCGGTGA
- a CDS encoding DUF5753 domain-containing protein gives MTYASWYSQTETGLATLQHSLKDIESGVTRQRAWNPELVIGLVQTEDYARAVLAACIGVLGVPDDLDEVVAARMQRQLILDRVPHTFEFLIGEWALHRTVGNAAVMRAQIKALIDNLDSRPNLRVGIVALNTEFLAPTPAFDIHDSSAVEIETVTGEVIATRPDDIAVAERTFALLQNQAVYGYDARVLLTRALATHAD, from the coding sequence ATGACCTATGCGAGTTGGTACTCCCAGACCGAGACCGGGCTGGCCACGCTGCAGCACAGCCTGAAAGACATCGAGAGCGGTGTCACCCGGCAGCGCGCATGGAACCCGGAGCTGGTCATCGGGCTTGTCCAGACCGAGGACTACGCACGGGCAGTCTTGGCGGCCTGCATCGGAGTTCTCGGTGTCCCGGATGATCTCGACGAGGTTGTCGCGGCCCGGATGCAACGCCAACTGATCCTCGACCGTGTACCCCACACCTTCGAGTTCCTGATCGGCGAGTGGGCCTTGCATCGCACGGTCGGTAACGCTGCGGTGATGCGCGCGCAGATCAAGGCACTGATCGACAACCTCGACTCCCGCCCCAACCTCCGCGTCGGGATCGTCGCGCTCAACACCGAGTTCCTCGCCCCCACCCCGGCATTCGATATCCACGACAGCTCTGCGGTCGAGATCGAGACCGTCACCGGTGAAGTCATCGCCACCCGCCCCGACGACATCGCAGTGGCCGAACGTACCTTCGCCCTCCTGCAAAACCAGGCCGTCTACGGCTACGACGCACGTGTCCTGCTCACCCGGGCACTCGCCACCCACGCCGACTAA
- a CDS encoding cutinase family protein, with the protein MTLTRRTAAILACVAVFAAGAPAVGVAAASPTTTATPAPSTSLSLSRCPALYVFAVQGTGESSPDAAPSTDTGMLSLVMRPLMAAAPEPGLVDRAYVPYPAGFGGAVGASIVPYAESVATGVLRTESMMAQVHSVCPRTRMGLVGYSQGSHVASIVAQQIGAGHGVVDPSVVAAVILMADPTRSPGTGLFPGTDASAPAPAPGTSGKHLAALPAAPVRSGVAGGGIGPQRDIAEDFGALTGRVASVCVSGDLACDTPEGSAILRAAAGVASQSLLSTGDPIASLISIGQALAYTSLNAAVTVLDDDISGHSPATLSISPQKSISQRLADASDPRTGVDVNTALAAVTRVGTIGFDAVNAVVAAVLNPAALAQLASVALSNPGAAVAMVGEKFTSAVTDLVAPTTGDRLVSTAFDVVRREVADNRDLLDLTTWVRIWETGMRHDAYSHAVGDGPSPAAWAGAWLAAAAHDAAAAPLPPERGGQGSPPSPTATPTRSTLLSTMSTPVGVDLPAPTTSPGPSPSPVEVVGAPQHIAAPPTELHQPPATTQITVVGPSQPGVSADVTRPPVTSTVARQPGITDPAR; encoded by the coding sequence ATGACACTCACTCGACGTACCGCGGCGATCCTCGCCTGCGTCGCGGTCTTCGCCGCGGGCGCGCCCGCGGTGGGCGTGGCTGCAGCGTCACCGACAACCACCGCCACACCGGCCCCTTCGACGTCGTTGTCGCTGTCGAGATGTCCGGCTTTGTATGTGTTTGCTGTTCAGGGCACCGGTGAGTCCTCGCCGGATGCTGCGCCGAGCACCGACACCGGGATGTTGTCGTTGGTGATGCGGCCGCTGATGGCCGCCGCTCCCGAACCTGGCCTGGTCGATCGTGCGTATGTGCCGTATCCGGCGGGCTTCGGTGGTGCGGTCGGTGCCTCGATCGTTCCGTACGCCGAATCGGTCGCGACCGGTGTACTGCGCACGGAATCGATGATGGCGCAGGTCCATTCGGTGTGTCCGCGAACCAGGATGGGCTTGGTCGGCTATTCGCAGGGCTCGCATGTCGCTTCGATCGTGGCGCAGCAGATAGGTGCGGGCCACGGGGTCGTTGATCCCAGTGTGGTCGCGGCAGTGATCTTGATGGCCGACCCGACCCGAAGCCCTGGCACCGGATTGTTCCCAGGCACCGATGCCTCCGCACCGGCCCCGGCGCCCGGAACCAGTGGAAAGCATTTGGCAGCACTGCCCGCAGCCCCGGTCCGCTCAGGCGTTGCCGGTGGCGGGATCGGCCCGCAGCGTGACATCGCCGAGGATTTCGGCGCACTGACCGGCCGAGTGGCCAGTGTCTGCGTTTCCGGTGACCTGGCCTGTGATACCCCCGAGGGTTCGGCGATCCTGCGTGCCGCCGCCGGGGTGGCCTCGCAGTCGCTGCTCTCGACCGGGGACCCGATCGCCTCGCTGATATCGATCGGGCAAGCCCTCGCCTACACCTCGCTCAACGCCGCAGTCACCGTCCTCGACGACGACATCTCTGGTCACTCGCCTGCCACGCTGAGCATTTCACCGCAGAAGTCGATATCGCAGCGCCTGGCGGATGCCTCGGACCCGCGTACCGGGGTGGATGTCAACACCGCCCTCGCCGCCGTGACACGTGTCGGAACTATCGGGTTCGACGCGGTCAACGCTGTTGTCGCGGCGGTGCTCAACCCCGCCGCCCTCGCCCAGCTGGCGAGCGTCGCCCTGTCCAATCCGGGTGCCGCTGTCGCCATGGTGGGCGAGAAGTTCACTAGTGCGGTCACTGACCTTGTGGCGCCGACCACCGGAGATCGACTGGTCTCGACGGCATTCGATGTCGTGCGCCGCGAGGTCGCCGACAACCGCGACCTGCTCGACCTCACCACGTGGGTACGGATCTGGGAAACCGGGATGCGGCACGACGCCTACTCCCATGCCGTCGGTGACGGGCCCTCCCCCGCCGCATGGGCGGGAGCGTGGTTGGCCGCAGCGGCCCACGACGCCGCCGCCGCACCCTTGCCACCGGAGCGCGGTGGCCAAGGTTCACCTCCTTCGCCGACCGCTACCCCCACACGCTCGACGCTCCTCTCGACCATGTCCACGCCGGTCGGCGTGGACCTACCCGCTCCCACCACCTCACCAGGACCGAGCCCCTCGCCGGTCGAGGTGGTGGGAGCCCCGCAACACATCGCGGCACCGCCCACCGAGCTGCACCAACCACCGGCCACCACTCAGATCACCGTGGTCGGGCCGAGCCAGCCCGGCGTCAGCGCCGACGTGACCCGACCCCCGGTCACCTCGACCGTTGCTCGCCAGCCCGGCATTACCGACCCCGCCCGCTGA
- a CDS encoding Scr1 family TA system antitoxin-like transcriptional regulator codes for MLPDLLEEARALRAHIKAERAAIHRDQGYEMLGDTVMRSRRFWTISTATIAPLYATEDYAAVLARLDADFFGPAPVPRHFAKPYRPRSHHQVRTLITESALYSCIGGPDTMRDQLTHLYDEISSGTEGLAILPYNAILPPFPGNLLILDDAVILDTLTGPHVFASAIDVALYTDHAVRAHAAAATGVDAQTIVHNALGHVAVAERTFAPLAAQTDYGDDARAGPRVVDPHCTD; via the coding sequence GTGCTGCCCGACCTGCTCGAGGAAGCCCGCGCCCTGCGAGCACACATTAAAGCCGAACGCGCCGCGATCCACCGCGACCAGGGATATGAAATGCTCGGTGACACCGTGATGCGTTCGCGGCGTTTCTGGACGATCAGCACCGCGACCATTGCCCCGCTCTATGCTACTGAGGACTACGCCGCCGTCTTGGCGCGTCTTGACGCCGACTTTTTCGGCCCCGCACCGGTACCCCGCCACTTCGCCAAGCCCTACCGGCCGCGCTCACACCATCAGGTCCGAACTCTCATCACCGAATCCGCCCTTTACAGCTGCATCGGCGGACCCGACACCATGCGCGACCAGCTCACCCACCTCTACGATGAAATCAGCAGCGGCACAGAAGGATTAGCAATCCTGCCCTATAACGCCATTCTGCCGCCGTTTCCCGGAAACCTGCTCATCCTTGACGACGCGGTGATACTCGATACCCTCACCGGCCCGCATGTGTTCGCCAGCGCGATCGATGTCGCCCTCTACACCGACCATGCCGTACGAGCCCACGCAGCAGCCGCCACCGGCGTCGATGCACAAACCATTGTCCATAACGCGCTTGGACACGTCGCGGTGGCCGAACGCACTTTCGCTCCACTCGCCGCGCAAACCGACTACGGCGACGATGCGCGCGCGGGACCGCGCGTTGTCGACCCACACTGCACCGACTGA
- a CDS encoding SAM-dependent methyltransferase, with product MTPTRPPTSFDPYQPNPARLHDYFLGGKDRYECDVALAEILASSTLRPALIESRRFTRRAVEYLADRHGVTQFVELGCGLPYAPNIHDIAEQHGGTARTLYVDTDVLAATHGRAMLHEPPTRFFTDTDITDTDAIMRGITAVMDMTAPVAVCVSGTAELITEAPAALAGLTERFPVGTWLVLTHVTDEFYPQHIQAAAETLRGVGIPYHPRGRDEIAAMFAGYELLAPGLVVPHRWAPTPIHDNDGDGDAAADDDDGIRRLSATAPRHRTTWDLSAYAAIGQLRPVAVRGGR from the coding sequence ATGACCCCCACGCGGCCACCAACCTCGTTCGACCCCTACCAGCCCAACCCCGCACGCCTGCACGACTACTTCCTCGGCGGGAAAGACCGCTACGAATGCGACGTAGCCCTAGCCGAGATCCTGGCGAGCAGCACGCTCAGGCCCGCGCTGATCGAGTCCCGTCGTTTCACCCGGCGCGCGGTCGAATACCTCGCCGATCGTCACGGGGTTACTCAGTTCGTTGAACTGGGGTGCGGTCTGCCCTACGCCCCGAACATCCACGACATCGCCGAACAACACGGCGGCACCGCCCGGACGTTGTACGTCGACACAGACGTCCTCGCGGCCACCCACGGTCGCGCGATGCTGCACGAACCGCCGACCCGGTTCTTTACCGACACCGACATCACCGACACCGACGCGATCATGCGCGGTATCACTGCCGTGATGGACATGACGGCCCCGGTGGCGGTGTGCGTGTCGGGCACCGCGGAATTGATCACCGAAGCCCCCGCCGCGCTCGCCGGGTTGACCGAGCGATTCCCGGTCGGGACATGGCTCGTGCTCACCCACGTCACTGACGAGTTCTACCCCCAGCACATTCAGGCGGCCGCCGAAACCCTTCGCGGCGTGGGCATTCCGTATCACCCGCGTGGCCGCGACGAGATCGCGGCCATGTTCGCCGGATACGAATTGCTCGCGCCCGGTCTGGTTGTCCCGCACCGGTGGGCACCGACCCCCATCCACGACAACGACGGCGACGGCGACGCCGCCGCCGACGACGACGACGGGATTCGGCGGCTGTCGGCGACCGCACCCCGCCATCGCACGACATGGGACCTGAGCGCCTACGCCGCCATCGGCCAGTTGCGACCCGTAGCAGTACGTGGTGGCCGGTGA
- a CDS encoding flavin-containing monooxygenase: protein MTEPMIKHSVVVVGAGFGGLTMAAELKRAGVENFLVLESGTEVGGVWRENTYPGCSCDVPAHLYSFAFDPYRDARVRYPGQQAILTYMREATDRNGLRPHLRCDTAVVAADYSDTDRTWTLTTTTGELIRTDAVVWALGQLHRPAIPRLPGAETFGGRAFHSARWDHTADLSGQIAVVGTGSSAAQMIPELARVAAGVTVYQRSPSWVLPKPAASFGPLSRWALTHVPGLHDLYREGLYHAADLVLAPIMRAGWSAGPADLAARAHLRRQVHDRELRAQLTPNYRIGEKRILLDSGYYPALTQPHVELVTEGIDRLVPDGIRTVDGTERRADVIVWATGFRARSFLSGVQIRGRAGVDLHDQWRRQGRPTAFYGLAVPGFPNLYMIAGPHSFTPSNSNPSVKQHQARYIMRCLALSADCGAPVEVTERAMAIFLARLDRALARTIWCGGVATAWWKRGDGTVTNAWPGTVSQFEHAIAHTDPAESFAKVAATVGARAL from the coding sequence ATGACCGAACCCATGATCAAGCACAGCGTGGTCGTGGTCGGGGCGGGGTTCGGTGGGCTCACGATGGCCGCGGAACTGAAACGTGCTGGCGTGGAAAACTTCCTGGTCCTCGAATCAGGGACTGAGGTCGGCGGAGTGTGGCGGGAGAACACCTATCCGGGCTGTTCCTGCGACGTGCCCGCCCACCTGTACAGCTTCGCCTTCGACCCCTACCGAGACGCCCGCGTACGCTACCCGGGCCAGCAGGCGATCTTGACCTACATGCGGGAGGCCACCGACCGCAACGGGTTGCGTCCGCATCTACGCTGCGACACCGCCGTGGTCGCGGCCGACTACTCCGACACCGACCGCACCTGGACACTGACCACGACCACCGGGGAGCTGATCCGCACCGACGCCGTCGTGTGGGCGCTCGGCCAACTGCATCGACCCGCGATTCCTCGGTTGCCGGGAGCGGAGACTTTCGGCGGCCGTGCGTTCCATTCCGCACGGTGGGATCACACCGCCGACCTGAGCGGGCAGATCGCCGTCGTCGGCACCGGTTCCTCAGCGGCACAGATGATTCCCGAGCTGGCCCGCGTCGCAGCCGGTGTGACCGTGTATCAGCGTTCCCCGTCCTGGGTACTGCCCAAGCCCGCCGCGTCGTTCGGTCCGCTGTCACGGTGGGCGCTCACGCATGTGCCCGGACTGCACGACCTCTACCGGGAGGGGCTCTACCACGCCGCTGACCTGGTTCTCGCGCCGATCATGCGCGCGGGGTGGTCGGCGGGACCGGCCGACCTCGCTGCGCGGGCCCACCTTCGACGTCAGGTGCACGATCGCGAGCTACGTGCCCAACTCACGCCGAACTATCGGATCGGGGAGAAACGGATCCTGCTCGACAGCGGATATTATCCGGCGCTGACCCAGCCGCACGTCGAACTGGTGACCGAGGGCATCGACCGGCTGGTCCCGGACGGGATCCGCACGGTCGACGGCACCGAGCGCCGCGCGGATGTCATCGTGTGGGCAACGGGTTTCCGCGCGCGTTCGTTTCTATCCGGGGTGCAGATCCGGGGCCGCGCCGGGGTGGACCTGCACGACCAGTGGCGGCGACAAGGACGACCGACCGCCTTTTACGGACTCGCAGTACCAGGCTTTCCGAATCTCTACATGATCGCGGGGCCGCACTCGTTCACGCCGTCGAACAGCAACCCCTCGGTCAAGCAACACCAGGCCCGATACATCATGCGCTGTCTGGCCCTCAGTGCCGACTGTGGTGCGCCGGTGGAGGTGACCGAGCGGGCAATGGCGATCTTTCTCGCTCGGCTGGATCGTGCTCTGGCGCGGACCATCTGGTGCGGTGGCGTGGCGACGGCGTGGTGGAAGCGCGGGGACGGCACGGTCACCAATGCCTGGCCCGGAACCGTCAGCCAGTTCGAACACGCGATCGCCCACACTGATCCGGCCGAGTCGTTCGCGAAGGTAGCGGCGACTGTGGGAGCGCGAGCCTTGTGA
- a CDS encoding PucR family transcriptional regulator — translation MSAAIPSTTADPPLAARILTNWPKLAEGMLALGLGATTPAAGLPDDHFSGEVLPAIYACGRAMLFALGENRDLTRAEVETFVAPVAERHAEDRFPLSILIEAIHGSAQAVLAAAAALAQPTEINELVAISSRALVLLMHINVVVTESYNDVEHSIYNAERAARRELCLALLRGQPTDELAARAATPVTDQYTVLAIQTVPDDQPGPTADLLARRRMRILHRALETLTNGTGLVTFDGANGIALLPEDADPNSTAALHAAMAADLAEQFGKPVFLANRVTVARADLPGAAEEVAELATLARLLGRPTGLYRIQDLLLEYQLTRPGPSRDQLAGLIAPLLSAPHLLEALEAHLRFGVDRKSASKYLHVHPNTFTYRLSRIGELTGMSPTDPNESRILAASLTIHHMYPPPVVAATQ, via the coding sequence ATGTCAGCCGCTATACCGTCGACCACCGCAGATCCGCCCCTCGCCGCACGCATACTTACCAATTGGCCCAAGCTCGCTGAGGGGATGCTGGCTTTGGGTCTGGGTGCCACGACACCGGCAGCAGGCCTGCCGGACGACCACTTTTCCGGCGAAGTACTGCCCGCCATCTACGCCTGCGGGCGAGCGATGTTGTTCGCTCTCGGTGAGAACCGCGACCTCACCCGAGCCGAGGTCGAAACCTTCGTAGCCCCGGTCGCGGAGCGTCACGCGGAGGACCGCTTCCCGCTGTCGATCCTCATCGAAGCCATCCACGGATCCGCACAAGCGGTGCTGGCCGCGGCCGCCGCGCTCGCACAACCAACCGAGATCAACGAACTGGTCGCGATCTCCTCACGCGCCCTTGTCCTGCTGATGCACATCAACGTCGTCGTGACAGAGTCCTACAACGATGTGGAGCACTCGATCTATAACGCCGAAAGAGCCGCTCGCCGAGAGCTGTGCCTGGCGCTGCTTCGTGGCCAGCCCACCGATGAACTTGCTGCTCGCGCCGCCACCCCGGTGACCGACCAGTACACCGTCCTCGCGATCCAGACCGTGCCCGATGACCAACCCGGCCCGACCGCGGATCTGTTGGCGCGGCGACGGATGAGGATCCTGCATCGAGCACTGGAAACGCTCACCAACGGAACCGGGTTGGTCACTTTCGACGGCGCCAACGGGATCGCGCTGTTGCCAGAGGACGCCGACCCGAACAGCACCGCGGCACTGCACGCTGCGATGGCGGCAGATCTCGCCGAGCAGTTCGGCAAGCCGGTCTTCCTCGCCAACCGGGTCACCGTCGCGCGAGCTGACCTGCCCGGCGCGGCAGAAGAAGTCGCTGAGCTCGCGACTCTCGCCCGTCTTCTCGGACGGCCCACCGGCCTGTATCGGATCCAAGATCTACTACTCGAATACCAACTCACCCGCCCCGGCCCATCACGCGACCAACTCGCCGGACTCATCGCTCCTCTGCTCAGCGCCCCCCACCTGCTCGAAGCGCTGGAGGCGCATCTGCGTTTCGGGGTCGACCGAAAATCGGCCTCGAAATACCTGCATGTGCATCCCAACACCTTCACCTACCGGCTGAGCCGAATCGGTGAACTCACCGGGATGAGTCCGACAGACCCGAACGAATCACGCATTCTGGCGGCGTCACTGACGATCCACCACATGTATCCGCCGCCGGTCGTGGCGGCGACCCAGTAA